Proteins encoded by one window of Anaerosalibacter sp. Marseille-P3206:
- the nadC gene encoding carboxylating nicotinate-nucleotide diphosphorylase: MNWIIVDDIIKKALEEDCTFKDITTSSIVKYNSNCQVELIDKENGIIAGLEVFERVFNILGGVNISFNKKDGDYVNVGEVIGTIKGNAHNILVGERVALNFLQRMSGIATTTYKAVNLIVGTKAKILDTRKTTPNLRILEKYAVTVGGGYNHRFNLSDGVLIKDNHIDAAGGITEAIKRVKNNIPFGRKIEVEAENLEQVKEALEAGADIIMLDNMNIDMMEKAVKLVDKRCATEASGNISLDNINSIANTGVDFISLGMLTHTIKSLDISMKNLIWI, from the coding sequence ATGAATTGGATAATCGTTGATGATATTATCAAAAAAGCACTAGAAGAAGATTGCACTTTTAAAGATATTACCACTTCTTCTATTGTAAAATATAATAGTAATTGTCAAGTTGAGTTGATTGATAAAGAAAATGGTATAATAGCAGGATTAGAAGTATTTGAAAGAGTTTTTAATATACTTGGTGGAGTTAATATTAGTTTTAATAAAAAAGATGGAGATTATGTAAATGTAGGTGAAGTTATTGGGACTATCAAAGGTAATGCTCATAATATTTTAGTTGGAGAAAGAGTTGCTCTAAATTTCTTGCAGAGAATGAGTGGAATTGCTACAACTACATACAAGGCTGTTAATTTAATCGTAGGAACGAAAGCAAAAATATTAGATACTAGGAAAACAACTCCTAATTTAAGAATCCTTGAAAAATACGCTGTTACTGTTGGCGGAGGATACAATCACAGATTTAATCTATCTGATGGTGTCCTAATAAAAGATAATCACATAGATGCCGCTGGTGGAATAACTGAAGCTATTAAAAGGGTAAAAAACAATATTCCCTTTGGTAGAAAAATTGAAGTTGAAGCTGAAAATTTAGAACAAGTAAAAGAAGCATTAGAAGCTGGTGCTGATATTATTATGTTAGATAATATGAATATTGATATGATGGAAAAAGCAGTTAAGTTAGTGGATAAGAGATGTGCAACTGAGGCCTCTGGTAATATTAGCTTAGACAATATAAACTCCATAGCAAATACTGGAGTCGATTTTATTTCATTGGGTATGCTTACACATACAATTAAGTCTCTAGATATCAGTATGAAAAACTTAATTTGGATATAA
- a CDS encoding oligopeptide/dipeptide ABC transporter ATP-binding protein — protein sequence MANLIRVDNLTKWYVEKKKKQTIKAVDGVSFTLEKGKILGIIGESGCGKSTLGRLLVALEKPTNGTIEFEGETINHIVKKEPLRFRRNCQMIFQNPFDTFDPRNDIQKILTTALKIHNIGNSKEERVDICIKAMEDAGIKPAKDYLHRYPHELSGGQLQRISIIRSMLLKPKLIIADEPVSMLDVSVRADILNVLLKMTKEKDASMIFISHDIATTRYISDMIAVMYLGRIVEMGMTDDIIQNPKHPYTKVLISNCASIDPFEKINVIKINGEPPTPIDTGPGCYFAPRCYKACEECKVSYPPMIEVEDGHYASCFYLG from the coding sequence GTGGCTAATCTTATAAGAGTAGACAATTTAACTAAATGGTATGTTGAAAAAAAGAAAAAACAAACTATAAAAGCTGTTGATGGAGTAAGTTTTACTCTAGAAAAAGGAAAAATTTTAGGCATAATAGGTGAGTCAGGATGTGGTAAATCTACTCTTGGAAGATTACTAGTGGCACTTGAGAAACCAACAAATGGTACCATTGAATTTGAAGGTGAAACAATTAATCATATAGTGAAAAAAGAGCCTTTGAGATTCAGGAGAAATTGTCAAATGATTTTTCAAAACCCTTTTGATACTTTTGACCCTAGAAATGATATTCAAAAAATATTAACTACTGCTTTGAAGATACATAATATAGGGAATTCCAAAGAGGAAAGGGTAGATATTTGTATAAAGGCTATGGAAGATGCAGGAATAAAACCAGCAAAGGATTATCTCCATAGATATCCTCATGAGCTTTCTGGGGGACAACTTCAAAGAATATCCATAATTAGATCTATGCTTTTAAAGCCTAAGCTAATTATTGCTGATGAACCTGTATCGATGCTAGATGTGTCTGTTCGTGCAGATATTTTAAATGTGCTTTTGAAAATGACAAAAGAGAAAGATGCATCCATGATTTTTATAAGTCATGATATAGCAACTACTAGGTATATATCAGATATGATTGCAGTAATGTATTTGGGAAGAATAGTTGAAATGGGGATGACAGATGATATTATACAAAATCCCAAGCATCCATATACAAAGGTGCTAATTTCAAATTGTGCTTCTATAGATCCATTTGAAAAAATCAATGTGATTAAAATAAATGGAGAGCCTCCTACGCCTATAGATACAGGGCCAGGTTGTTATTTTGCTCCAAGATGTTACAAAGCATGTGAAGAGTGCAAAGTATCATATCCTCCTATGATTGAGGTAGAGGATGGGCATTATGCAAGTTGCTTTTATTTAGGGTAG
- a CDS encoding uroporphyrinogen decarboxylase family protein has product MIREEMTPKERMEAFSRGEEIDRVICIPDMGVTMVPFIGAKASDYYHSAELMAELEIALFRRLRHDSVGISTSLRGVAEAMGAKVGYPDYSISYLIEPAVKSVDEIESLKLPDPKKDGILPILIEAIRLTRDALMDEVDVGASMSGPFSVAASVVGTENLMRWMIKYPKKIHTLMDIVAEANNRYIEEVAKLGVSIGFADPVSSTSLISPKQFREFSLPALQKNVDKIKEKTGSAPSIHICGKSKEIWEDVVNTGISNFSIDNVEDLEEAKEIMGDRVVITGNVPPVDVVHLGTKEDIFKSVKECIKKGHDSKKGYILSTGCQIPMHTPIENIEMFMEAGKLYGTYPIEL; this is encoded by the coding sequence TTGATTAGGGAAGAGATGACACCAAAAGAGAGAATGGAGGCTTTTTCTAGAGGTGAAGAAATTGATCGAGTAATTTGTATCCCTGATATGGGGGTTACTATGGTACCTTTTATTGGGGCTAAGGCCAGTGATTATTATCATTCCGCAGAGCTTATGGCAGAATTAGAAATAGCTTTGTTTAGGAGACTTCGCCATGATAGTGTGGGAATATCTACTAGTCTTAGAGGGGTTGCTGAGGCTATGGGTGCGAAGGTAGGGTATCCTGATTACAGCATCTCCTATTTGATAGAGCCTGCTGTAAAATCTGTAGATGAAATAGAATCCCTTAAACTTCCTGATCCAAAAAAGGATGGGATTTTGCCAATTTTAATTGAAGCCATAAGATTAACTAGAGATGCACTTATGGATGAAGTTGATGTTGGGGCTTCTATGTCTGGTCCTTTTAGTGTAGCAGCTTCTGTAGTGGGAACGGAGAATCTAATGAGATGGATGATTAAATATCCTAAAAAAATTCATACTCTAATGGATATAGTAGCAGAAGCTAATAATAGATATATAGAGGAAGTAGCTAAATTAGGTGTATCTATTGGTTTTGCTGATCCGGTGTCCTCTACTAGCCTTATAAGCCCAAAACAGTTTAGAGAGTTTTCTCTACCTGCACTTCAGAAGAATGTGGACAAGATAAAAGAGAAAACAGGCAGTGCTCCTAGCATACATATTTGTGGAAAGAGTAAGGAGATTTGGGAGGACGTTGTCAATACAGGAATTTCTAATTTCAGTATAGACAATGTGGAGGATTTGGAAGAGGCCAAGGAAATAATGGGAGATAGGGTAGTGATAACAGGAAATGTTCCTCCAGTTGATGTAGTGCATTTAGGAACTAAAGAAGATATTTTTAAATCAGTAAAAGAATGTATTAAAAAAGGTCATGATTCTAAAAAAGGCTATATTTTGAGTACAGGCTGCCAAATTCCAATGCATACTCCAATAGAGAATATAGAAATGTTTATGGAAGCAGGCAAACTTTACGGAACATATCCAATAGAATTATAA
- a CDS encoding RidA family protein: MSDNFKSISTKNAPSPAGPYSQGIITDNYVFTAGQRPQDPVTGEIKKDIKDQTRQVIKNIESILKEAGCSLKDVVRTTVYLSDIKYFDEMNSVYREMFSEPFPTRTTIGVQLRGIDVEIEAIALKK; this comes from the coding sequence ATGTCTGACAATTTCAAAAGTATTTCTACAAAAAATGCTCCATCACCTGCAGGGCCTTATTCTCAAGGTATTATAACTGATAATTATGTTTTTACAGCTGGACAACGTCCACAAGATCCTGTTACTGGAGAAATAAAAAAAGATATAAAAGATCAAACTCGCCAAGTAATCAAAAATATTGAATCAATTTTAAAAGAAGCTGGTTGCTCATTAAAGGATGTTGTTAGAACAACTGTATACTTATCTGATATTAAATATTTTGATGAAATGAACTCTGTATATAGAGAGATGTTTAGCGAACCATTTCCAACTAGAACTACTATAGGTGTTCAATTAAGAGGTATTGATGTAGAAATAGAGGCAATTGCATTAAAAAAATAA
- a CDS encoding L-cysteine desulfidase family protein — protein METNMMKDLINMVKQDAVPALGCTEPVAVAYAGAATREYIRGNIEYINIEVSKNIYKNGKSVMIPNTDEWGLDLAAALGVLGGDKEDGLMVLRKIDKKIVDAAHEMLKEEKVKVNYVEDVPDVFVRITVKSDDEIEAVLKNCHTHIETVKVNGETVFENKTESKDKVSSDFLKKLSFVEIREICETIPIEELDFIEDGIKMNKNAAETGLNWDKGLKAGATLKRLQDKGILCNDAPTRARVLTAASADIRMGGGDCPIMTSGGSGNQGLGVVLPITVVAEEKGIEKERLMRAVFFAHVINKYVKIYTGKLSSMCGCAIAAGIGASAGITWLLGGNDEQIQGACQNMLSNLTGMICDGAKETCSLKLSTSAGEAVIAAYLAIENVIVRSNTGIIGETIEDTIRNLGILCRDGLAATDSVIIDIIR, from the coding sequence GTGGAAACTAATATGATGAAGGATTTAATAAACATGGTAAAGCAAGATGCTGTTCCTGCTTTAGGATGTACTGAACCAGTGGCTGTAGCTTATGCAGGAGCAGCAACAAGAGAGTATATAAGAGGAAATATAGAGTATATAAATATAGAAGTTAGCAAAAATATATACAAAAATGGAAAATCAGTTATGATTCCAAATACTGATGAATGGGGACTAGATTTAGCAGCTGCATTGGGTGTACTAGGTGGAGACAAAGAAGATGGGCTTATGGTTTTAAGGAAAATAGATAAAAAAATAGTAGATGCAGCTCATGAAATGTTAAAAGAAGAAAAGGTAAAGGTAAATTATGTTGAGGATGTACCAGATGTATTTGTAAGAATAACAGTAAAGAGTGATGATGAGATAGAAGCGGTACTTAAAAATTGCCATACTCATATTGAAACAGTGAAAGTTAATGGAGAAACTGTATTTGAAAACAAAACAGAAAGTAAAGATAAAGTATCATCAGATTTTTTAAAGAAATTGAGTTTTGTTGAGATTAGAGAGATATGTGAAACTATACCTATAGAAGAGTTGGATTTTATAGAAGATGGAATAAAGATGAACAAGAATGCTGCAGAAACAGGTTTAAATTGGGACAAAGGTCTAAAAGCAGGTGCTACATTAAAGAGATTACAAGATAAGGGAATACTATGCAATGATGCTCCAACACGAGCTAGGGTATTAACAGCAGCTTCCGCAGATATTAGAATGGGTGGCGGAGATTGTCCAATAATGACTAGTGGTGGCAGTGGAAATCAAGGATTGGGAGTAGTATTGCCTATTACAGTAGTGGCAGAAGAAAAAGGCATTGAAAAAGAAAGACTAATGAGAGCTGTGTTCTTTGCTCATGTAATTAATAAATATGTAAAGATATATACAGGAAAATTGTCATCTATGTGTGGTTGTGCTATAGCAGCTGGAATAGGGGCAAGTGCAGGAATAACTTGGCTATTAGGTGGAAATGATGAACAAATCCAAGGAGCATGTCAAAATATGTTGTCAAATTTAACTGGAATGATATGTGATGGGGCAAAAGAAACTTGTTCATTGAAGCTTTCTACTTCAGCTGGAGAAGCCGTTATAGCAGCTTATTTGGCAATAGAAAATGTTATTGTTCGTTCAAATACAGGAATTATTGGCGAAACAATAGAAGATACCATAAGAAACTTAGGTATATTATGTAGAGATGGATTAGCCGCAACAGACTCAGTAATAATAGATATAATAAGGTGA
- a CDS encoding ABC transporter permease gives MKGYIGKRIATGILTIIFSFCITFFIIRYAPGNPMKVLAGTDNPNPELIEHLTIKYGLDKPIPVQFVNYVKNILKGDLGHSYMSNEPVTKLIKEKVFPTILLTLTSSILAVVVGTFLGVYAARKVGTIFDRVMCGISYFIDATPGFWLGLIFILIFSSTLKILPTAGMYDLRMENQGFAHVLDVIKHMILPVSTLTIIQIPLYFRISRSSVLQTMSEDFIMTLRATGMKESQIFNKYVLRNAIIPTITMFSLSLAFTISGVALIEIVFAWPGMGRLIMDAIMKRDYPLLTGIYLTISISICIVMIITDIVYALVDPRIRLE, from the coding sequence GTGAAAGGTTACATAGGAAAACGTATTGCTACTGGGATTTTGACTATAATATTTTCCTTTTGCATAACTTTTTTTATTATTAGATATGCTCCTGGTAATCCTATGAAGGTTCTTGCAGGAACAGATAATCCCAATCCAGAGCTTATAGAACATCTAACAATTAAGTATGGGTTGGACAAGCCGATTCCAGTTCAATTTGTTAATTATGTAAAAAACATATTGAAAGGGGACCTTGGCCATTCATATATGAGCAATGAGCCTGTAACAAAGTTAATTAAGGAAAAGGTATTTCCTACAATTTTGCTTACTCTCACATCCTCTATATTGGCAGTTGTAGTTGGAACTTTTCTTGGAGTTTATGCTGCAAGAAAGGTAGGTACAATATTTGATAGAGTCATGTGTGGGATTTCTTATTTTATAGATGCTACTCCTGGGTTTTGGTTAGGATTGATTTTTATCCTCATATTTTCTTCTACTCTTAAGATTTTGCCAACAGCTGGAATGTATGATTTGAGGATGGAAAATCAGGGATTTGCACACGTTTTGGATGTTATAAAGCATATGATCTTACCTGTGTCTACCCTCACTATAATTCAGATTCCATTATATTTTAGAATTTCAAGATCTTCTGTTTTGCAGACTATGTCAGAAGATTTTATTATGACTTTGAGGGCTACTGGTATGAAGGAAAGTCAAATATTTAACAAATATGTGTTAAGAAATGCCATAATTCCAACTATCACAATGTTTAGTTTGTCTTTAGCATTTACAATTAGTGGAGTGGCACTTATTGAAATAGTTTTTGCATGGCCTGGTATGGGAAGACTTATAATGGATGCCATAATGAAAAGAGACTATCCATTGTTAACAGGAATATATTTAACAATATCCATATCTATTTGTATAGTTATGATAATTACTGATATTGTGTATGCATTAGTGGATCCAAGGATTAGACTTGAATAA
- a CDS encoding ABC transporter ATP-binding protein yields MSLLEIKNLNVEYRVEGKNIKAVKDVSLDIGVQDSIGIVGESGSGKSTLAMAILQLLPEKITEVTGEIIFDGVDLLKISEDELRKIRWKDIAVVFQKSMNSLSPVHKIGFQMSDIYRVHKPKASDREVKERILELFELVNLSERVFDLYPHELSGGMMQRVSIALSLIYFPRLLILDEATTALDVVTQGQILDEIMKLEEKLHLTRIMITHDVSVVSSTCKKVAVMYAGCLLESGYVRDVLTKPKHPYTEGLLNSYPSLKGARKNLRGIPGTLPDLSISHRGCIFADRCKKATEICFNQEPKMMEFDNNWNVACHLVGGVDCG; encoded by the coding sequence ATGTCATTACTTGAGATAAAAAACCTGAATGTTGAATATAGAGTTGAAGGAAAGAATATTAAAGCGGTAAAAGATGTTTCACTAGATATAGGGGTTCAGGATTCTATTGGAATAGTAGGGGAATCTGGTTCAGGAAAATCAACTCTTGCTATGGCAATTCTCCAACTCCTTCCAGAAAAGATTACTGAAGTTACAGGTGAGATTATATTTGATGGAGTTGATTTATTAAAAATTAGTGAAGATGAGTTGAGAAAAATAAGATGGAAAGATATTGCTGTTGTCTTTCAAAAATCTATGAATTCTTTAAGTCCAGTACATAAAATAGGATTTCAAATGAGTGATATATACAGGGTACATAAGCCAAAAGCAAGTGATAGAGAGGTAAAGGAAAGAATATTAGAATTATTTGAACTAGTAAATCTTTCAGAGAGAGTATTTGATTTATATCCACATGAGTTGTCTGGTGGAATGATGCAAAGAGTTAGCATAGCACTAAGTTTAATTTATTTTCCTAGATTACTTATATTAGATGAAGCTACAACAGCTCTTGATGTTGTTACTCAAGGACAAATACTTGATGAAATAATGAAGCTTGAAGAAAAATTACATTTAACAAGGATAATGATTACACACGATGTGTCGGTAGTATCCTCAACTTGTAAAAAAGTTGCTGTAATGTATGCAGGTTGTCTTCTGGAATCTGGATATGTTAGAGATGTTCTTACAAAACCTAAACATCCTTATACTGAAGGACTTTTAAATTCTTATCCATCTCTTAAAGGAGCAAGAAAGAACTTAAGGGGAATTCCGGGGACACTTCCTGATCTTAGTATTTCACATAGGGGTTGTATATTTGCTGATAGATGCAAAAAAGCCACTGAAATATGTTTTAATCAGGAACCTAAGATGATGGAGTTTGACAACAACTGGAATGTAGCATGTCATTTGGTTGGAGGTGTAGATTGTGGCTAA
- the nadA gene encoding quinolinate synthase NadA, whose product MINCKEEILKMKEEKNATILAHYYVRDEIQELADYVGDSYYLSKIGLKLDAEIIVFCGVSFMAECAKILSPHKKVLLPNLEAKCHMVELASKEDLLNLKEKHKTAKVVSYVNSSTDIKAISDACCTSSNAYNIVKNIDADEIIFVPDKNLGSHIQKMLPEKNIILWDGYCCVHDDISSESVLNYKEKLDTEIKILVHPECNLEVRKLADFVGSTGQMIDYVGKCDSNDFLVLTESGILYELKNRYPDKVFHNLDTICNPMKCITLEDLYNSLLFEKNEIFLEESLRIKANNALLKMLELGK is encoded by the coding sequence ATGATAAACTGCAAAGAAGAAATTCTTAAAATGAAAGAGGAGAAAAACGCAACTATATTAGCTCATTATTATGTGAGAGATGAAATACAAGAATTAGCTGACTATGTAGGTGATTCTTATTATTTAAGTAAAATAGGACTTAAACTTGATGCGGAAATAATTGTATTTTGTGGTGTAAGTTTTATGGCTGAATGTGCTAAAATACTTTCTCCTCATAAGAAAGTATTACTACCAAATCTAGAAGCAAAATGTCATATGGTTGAATTAGCTTCAAAAGAAGATTTGCTAAATTTGAAAGAAAAACACAAAACCGCCAAAGTTGTAAGCTATGTAAATTCATCTACAGATATAAAAGCAATATCTGATGCCTGTTGTACATCTTCTAATGCCTACAATATTGTTAAAAACATTGATGCAGATGAAATAATATTTGTGCCTGACAAAAATTTGGGAAGTCATATTCAAAAAATGTTGCCTGAAAAAAATATAATATTATGGGATGGCTATTGCTGTGTACATGATGATATCAGTTCAGAATCAGTTTTAAATTATAAGGAAAAACTTGATACAGAAATAAAAATATTAGTCCATCCTGAATGCAATTTAGAAGTTAGAAAATTAGCTGATTTTGTCGGAAGCACAGGTCAAATGATTGACTATGTAGGAAAATGTGATTCTAATGATTTCTTGGTTTTAACTGAAAGTGGAATATTGTATGAGTTAAAAAATAGGTATCCAGATAAAGTATTTCACAACTTAGATACCATCTGTAATCCTATGAAATGTATAACTCTAGAGGATTTATATAATTCTTTATTATTTGAAAAAAACGAAATATTTCTTGAGGAATCCTTAAGAATTAAAGCAAATAATGCACTTTTAAAAATGCTAGAATTAGGTAAATAA
- a CDS encoding sigma-54 interaction domain-containing protein has protein sequence MDLFSIQSSAQEVAEAISAVLNVDVTIVDAGLNRVAATGEYINLIGQKIPKNCSFESIAKKKKPEFIDNPNISQKCIGCSLRGSCAEMATIGYPIISNGELLGVIGLIAFNMEQKMTLQKDYDSLIIFLNKLGDLLAGNLKYTKTITELTIQTEETKMIINGLGNGIICTDNQGKIKFVNSKAEDYLKIDGNSLVNESIFAIIPDLSTDLSKQVSVEVKLTVDNKRKSFIIKTIPVMIQEKNVSNIIEIHKTSNMIRNAYKLIEGQNNITFEHIIGDSPKIMEVKEVSEKVAMSKSSVLLRGESGTGKELFARAIHNSSNRKNCPFVAINCASIPDNLLESELFGYEGGAFTGAKAEGQMGKFELANGGTLFLDEIGDLPIHLQPKILRVLQDEAFMRVGGKELIPIDFRLIAATNRDLEKMISEGGFREDLYYRLNVIPIRIPPLRERIEDIDLLSQYLIEKYCIRLGRDLKYFSKEVEEAFNRYSWPGNVRELENVVEYLVNVVKGKEIKFENLPYNLKKQFIDSGDKINNNESLKDIMDNYEKRVLESYLRTYGNTTEDKEKISSILGINLSTLYRKLNKYNLQ, from the coding sequence ATGGATTTATTTAGTATTCAAAGTTCAGCACAAGAAGTAGCAGAGGCCATTTCTGCAGTTTTAAATGTTGATGTGACCATTGTAGATGCTGGGCTAAATAGAGTAGCGGCTACAGGAGAGTATATAAATTTAATAGGCCAAAAAATACCTAAAAATTGTTCCTTTGAATCTATTGCCAAAAAGAAGAAACCAGAGTTTATAGACAATCCAAATATTAGCCAAAAATGTATTGGATGTAGTTTGAGAGGTAGCTGTGCAGAAATGGCAACCATTGGTTATCCTATAATAAGCAATGGAGAACTACTTGGTGTAATAGGGCTTATAGCTTTCAATATGGAACAAAAAATGACACTCCAAAAGGATTATGATTCACTTATAATATTTTTAAATAAATTGGGAGATCTATTAGCTGGCAATCTAAAATACACAAAGACCATAACCGAACTTACCATACAAACGGAAGAGACTAAGATGATAATAAATGGATTAGGAAATGGAATTATCTGTACTGATAATCAAGGCAAAATAAAATTTGTTAATTCCAAAGCGGAAGATTATTTAAAAATCGATGGCAATTCTTTGGTTAATGAATCAATATTTGCAATAATTCCAGATTTGAGTACTGACTTAAGTAAACAAGTATCTGTTGAAGTAAAATTAACTGTTGATAATAAGAGAAAAAGCTTCATCATAAAGACAATTCCAGTAATGATACAAGAGAAAAATGTAAGCAATATAATTGAAATTCATAAGACTTCAAATATGATAAGAAATGCATATAAGCTTATTGAAGGACAAAACAATATTACCTTTGAGCACATAATTGGAGATAGTCCTAAAATAATGGAAGTGAAAGAAGTATCTGAAAAGGTTGCAATGAGTAAGTCTAGTGTGCTATTGAGAGGAGAAAGTGGAACGGGAAAAGAATTATTTGCTAGAGCAATACACAATTCAAGCAATAGAAAGAATTGCCCTTTTGTAGCTATAAATTGTGCTTCAATACCAGACAATCTATTAGAAAGCGAATTATTTGGATATGAAGGTGGAGCTTTTACAGGGGCAAAAGCAGAAGGACAAATGGGAAAATTTGAATTAGCTAATGGGGGAACTTTATTTTTAGATGAAATAGGAGATTTGCCTATACATTTGCAACCCAAAATATTGAGAGTACTCCAAGATGAAGCATTTATGAGAGTAGGTGGCAAAGAGCTTATACCTATAGATTTTAGGCTTATAGCTGCTACCAATAGGGATTTAGAAAAGATGATATCAGAGGGAGGATTTAGGGAAGATTTATATTATAGATTGAATGTAATACCTATTCGCATACCTCCTTTAAGAGAGAGAATAGAAGATATAGATTTGTTGAGTCAATATCTAATTGAAAAATATTGTATAAGATTGGGAAGGGATTTGAAATATTTCTCCAAAGAAGTAGAAGAAGCTTTCAACAGATATAGCTGGCCGGGAAACGTAAGAGAATTGGAAAATGTAGTAGAATATTTGGTTAATGTGGTGAAAGGGAAGGAAATTAAATTTGAAAATTTACCTTATAATTTAAAAAAGCAATTTATAGATAGCGGAGATAAAATAAATAATAATGAAAGTTTAAAGGATATTATGGATAATTATGAAAAAAGGGTACTGGAATCTTATTTAAGGACTTATGGAAATACCACTGAGGATAAGGAAAAAATTTCTTCTATATTGGGAATTAATCTATCTACACTGTATAGAAAGTTGAATAAATATAATTTGCAATAA
- a CDS encoding ABC transporter permease, giving the protein MIESSQKILKAINSIKELKVGIILLMILIGIAIFAPLIATHDPYVLNDEMIAKPSSKYIFGTDGLGRDVFSMVVYGSRTSLKIGIIAAAISSVIGTLIGGVAGYMGGKVDKVISEIINMFLMLPTFFLILIVVAIYGSSLTNIIIVIGITSWTGTARLMRAQAISLRERTFIKSAKTIGESEMGILFKHIIPNGIFPIIADSTMSVSSAILSEAGLSFIGLGDPNVVSWGQIIAHGKGYLLRGWWICTFSGLAIVFTVISFYLIGEGMNHILSPKLNKIK; this is encoded by the coding sequence ATGATAGAGAGTTCCCAAAAGATACTTAAAGCAATTAATTCTATTAAGGAACTTAAAGTTGGAATAATTCTTCTTATGATATTGATTGGAATAGCAATTTTTGCACCATTAATTGCTACTCATGATCCATATGTTTTAAATGACGAGATGATTGCAAAGCCTTCATCTAAATATATATTTGGAACGGATGGTCTTGGGAGAGACGTATTTAGTATGGTTGTTTATGGTTCTAGGACATCCCTCAAAATAGGAATAATAGCAGCAGCTATATCCTCTGTTATAGGAACACTAATAGGTGGAGTTGCAGGTTATATGGGAGGAAAAGTAGATAAAGTAATTTCAGAGATAATAAATATGTTTTTGATGTTGCCAACCTTCTTTTTAATACTAATAGTTGTTGCAATTTATGGTAGTAGTTTAACAAATATAATTATTGTTATAGGAATAACTAGTTGGACAGGTACAGCAAGGCTTATGCGTGCTCAGGCGATTTCTTTAAGGGAGAGGACATTTATAAAAAGTGCAAAGACAATTGGGGAAAGTGAAATGGGGATATTATTTAAACATATCATCCCTAATGGTATTTTTCCCATTATAGCAGATTCTACTATGTCTGTTTCCTCAGCTATATTGTCTGAAGCAGGTCTATCCTTTATAGGATTGGGGGATCCAAATGTTGTAAGTTGGGGACAGATAATTGCACATGGAAAAGGATATCTTCTTCGTGGTTGGTGGATATGTACATTTTCAGGACTTGCAATTGTATTTACAGTAATCTCCTTTTATCTTATTGGAGAGGGAATGAATCATATACTAAGCCCTAAATTAAACAAAATAAAATAG